The Acipenser ruthenus chromosome 30, fAciRut3.2 maternal haplotype, whole genome shotgun sequence genome includes the window CTGCATTTTCTGGATCTCATCCTCATCCACTTTTTGTCGCTTCTCCCTCCTCTTCTCCGGTTCTGCTTTCAGTTTCTTGGCCTGGGGGCCGTCAGAAGAGTGCTCTCCGTGTTCCCCCTGCTCCCCAGGAGCAGCCTCTTTGAACGAGTCCTGCATTCACGGGGATACAACAAAGTCTAGATTTAATAAGAAGTTCAGACTTGGGGTGTTCAATACAGGTGACGTTTATTTGGAGATGTCAGCCCCCCTAACCTGCTTGTCCTCGTCCTCCACTTTGATTTCTTTGGGGTCCCAGGTGTCGGATGATGGCTCAGTCGGGTCGTGGCGCAGGTGATGCTCTCTCGATGCCTGCTGGTGTTCAGCATCGCGGTCCACCGCCATCGTGTCTGCTTCTATCTTCACCATCGGATCTGCCATTACGAGCTCGGCGGCGGCGGCAGAGCGCAATGCTACTCAAACACCAGAAAAGAAAAATTCTAACCGTGATAAATCTACGCGGCTGAGCACTGACGACAAACACGATACTGCAAACGCATCCATCATAACTAATTCATATAAAGAATATATACAACGTGTTTAAGGTATTACAGTAATGTAAATACCCACTTCACTTTCTTTAGACTTAAATAAACATTTCTCTTTTTCACCCATGACGTTGAGTAGTACTGCTGGCTGGTTTCATTTCACTGAAGTCTCATCTTTATATAAACCTTATATAATGCCCCTTCTGCTTTTCAAGTTTCTAATACCAGACCTTACTCTCTTGCAGCAAACACTGCATTTGTAAACACATCTCCGTAAGTAATTGTGTACGTAGTCGCCCTGCTTCTGTTGTCATCCGCAATCAATATTGTTTAGCAATGAATGCGTTCTGTCAAGCACTGCTATCTTAATGATTTCATAACAGTGTGAAACTGCAATTTATGCaagtgctgttaaaaaaaaaagatatttatttcatttctaaCCACACCTGTCTGTGTAAATCCGTCCACTTGCACCGCTCTCGTTGTTTCTAAGCACTTCCTGTTCCTGTTtcaacaaactttatttacacattcaAAGGCAGGCAAAAGTCCAGTTTGCTGTACACAGCTCGATGGAAACTGTTCGCAGCGCTGGATAGGAATTGTCTGTGGGAGAGATGGGTCTAATTTTTACACTGATGGTTGGTTTGCTGTATCACTAGCCTTggactaactaaataaaataacattgggTAGTTCAGTTAGTGAACCCAGCCAGAAATGTACCAACAGTAGTAGCTGCAATTTAGCAAGTCCAGatctgactatatatatatataaaaaataaaataaaataaagatagttgcttcctggtacctcTTCACTTCCTGTGCCAAATTGACAGGAAGATTTTGAAGTATCTGAATTTGAATTAAAGCATTCAGAAACCTAAAAGATATTCAATGCAAACTGGTGGTGCAAATCAGACGTGTTTAATGATATGTGTTACAGGATCACTCCAGGGCTGTAGTACTCCCCATACACTGCAGGTGGAGCTGTGGTCTGGGGTGCTTTTCAGTGGTTTGCGATGCACAGAACTGCCTGGTCAGAATTATTAATAAAacgaaagaaggaaaaaaaagagagacactTGGCTATAACCTGTTACTGAGAAAACCGATAGCACAGACCAGAATGATATTTgggttctagaaaaaaaaaatacaatacaaatgaatCAATAAACAAAATTCAGTTGAAATCTATTCACCCTGTATATAGTGatattaaatatttacagtaaTGCGTTTCACTTGTTTCTGATGATGTGAATACTGTACTATCAGATTAGGTGTATTTATAGATTATTACAAACAGAAGCTCTGTTATaatgttgtttattgtattgtaacacatACGTTAGCAGGAGCCGAGGCTTATAGTGGACAACTCCAGgagtttaataaatatttataaaagagtttattaaatatatatattgtaaataccaATAAGGACAAGTTTGGTTTTTGGTTCTCTAAATAATATCACTCGAGGAACCCGCGTGTTGGATAAATGTGTGTTCTTGTGATTTTGGTTCTATAAAATTAATATCACTTGATGACCCTTTGAAGAAAATGACATAGTGGAGTTGAAAAATGacgtttgtgggggggggggtgttatgaTCTGAAGATGTCATGTCTAAGGGGCTGTCACGAGGAAGTGACGTGTCTGTTGCAGGCGAAGGAAGTTTGCATTGCAACGGTGTTGCTGGAGGAAAGTTTGTTTTCTGGTCGCAGCTTCGGAGGAGGAAAGGGCAGCAGTGGAAGTGTGTCCGAAGAAGCGTCGTCCACAGTGGGCGGGATATTGTGTGTATTGCTGTTATTATCACCCCGATCTAGAGTGTCGGGCTTAACCGGGAAATAGAGTCAATCCAGTCGCGCTGCGCCAAGCCCCTTTCTCCCCTCTCGCTCTGCTCCCCAAGATGGGGAAAGAGCAAGAACTCCTGGAGGCGGCCCGGACCGGGAACCTCGCCGCCGTGGAGAAGCTGCTCTCCGGGAAGCGGCAGACAGCAGGGCACGGCGGTGGATCGTCTGGATCCGGAGGGAGCGGGAGCAGCAGTTCATCCTCACACCCGCTCTCCAGCttactcaggtaagacagcttgAGAGCTGCGATCcgggttttttttctttgcatgggAGCGCGCACCGGGGCTAAGTAACTGCATTTTGTAATTGGGAGGGAAACAAAGAAAATGCAATCGCCTGACTCAGAAAATTCAAATCTATGTATTTTGAAGCGGTGcgcattaaaaatgcattttagaatcATGCTGCTAATTCAGAAACCTGTACTTTTCAGTATGGCATTACCTGTTTTTCTTGGTGCTGTGCTGCGCACTATCATTCGTAGTGGGACACCTTTTATCGAATCACAACGGGGAACACATTCCGTAAATATCTGTCTTGCACAATTATGGAAAACGCTCCCTTTACATTCGCCATGTTCCATTGCAATTGGTTACATTGTAAAACAACACGTAGATACTGctattttttattgttacaaAACACTGTGTtactgcatttgtttaaataatcacacacaaagaaaaggaaGATCGTGTTACAAAATATTTACATTCGCTGTGTTAGTAAGCAGTGGTGTTTACGATTAAAATCACCCTCTGCGAATAAGAAAGCgtctttttgtttttactatgACTAGTGTGGTGGTGAAACAGTAGCGCGCATAATAGGCGTTGATTGCCGCTTGgaagtaaatgtttatttttggctaCGTATAAATAGATCGGATATTTTGAACAACAAAAAAGGAAGTCCACAACCAACGAAAGGGGGGTTTGGCAGGTCTCGCAGTGTCAGTTTGTGCGAATGCGTCTTTTCTGTCTGCTCATGAAAACGGTGCTTTTACAACTGCCGCCTTCTATTAAACCCGAGGATCGAGACCAACTCATTATCAGAACTACGGACGGTTTTGCtttagtatttattttgcattttcatttgcattcACTTTGCCGTTTAAAAACGGTTTAATGTTGTTTATTAATTTTGTAGTTTCGAGGACACGCACACAACGCCCTGAGTACCCCAGTAAGCTGGCTGTACCCCAGAGTGCTCGGGCCGGGATGCTCTGTGTAGGagtcacggttttccgtgaactTTCTGTTTTGCATCCCAGTTATCTAGTTCAGCTATCACAGACAGTATCAAATTTTAAGATTTGATAGTAGTCAATACAATATCTCTTTTTGTGAGTTTCGGTATGTGTAATAACAGCACGTATCACGTTTATTCAGTGTATTTAGTAATTGTTTTGTCCAAGCCCTGTCCACTATCACTATCGCACAAGTACTTCAACACACCCACTGTTGTCAGCCCTATTAAATAGATAGAGTAATGGGGCCACACTGATATGCCAATAGCTTTGGGCTACACTGTAAAGGATTCTAAATGCATCCTTGACAGAGAGATACATTACTTGATCTAATTACATTAAAACCCTCTTAATAAGGAATCCGATAACGATCTGTCATGCACTCAGCTTGCCTTTAACAGACCAGCGCAGGAGTAATACTAAAGTGTGCTTGTATTGCTTGGCCAGGCCTGCCTACAGTGATGGATGCTGTCCAGGAGGAGAGCTCAGAATGGACACTTTCTCTTCAAGCTTGTGGAAAGGGAGCAGCCCACAGTATGTGAAGCGGTCCTGTATCTAAACAGTGACATCACGTCAGACTTGCTGTAGCACATGGGAATATTCTCTTTGtgtttaaatggtttaaattTTGCCTCGTCATGCCAGATACAGGTGGTATAGCGTACCCACCATATACAGTGGCACGTTATACAGCTGCGTTGTGATGCAGCGATATGTGCTGCAGTCATATCGTCTGACGGCTTTTCTGATCTGTTACAAAGATTCccagtatgtgtgttttttttttaaaacgtttaTGTAAAGGAAACGGCATGTTAACCAACACCCCTTGTTTAGGTAATTATCAATCCGTGAATTACAACCCAGTTATGCAAAGTATGTGCTGCACATGGCAGGTGCCTGTTTTTTTTCAGTCCAGCCCTGTGCATGTTTCAGAGACCTTGCAGCTCAAGGGAACTACCCTGAACTGTGGTTGCGTTTATTCTCGGGAGTCTGCGTGATCATGGACACAGAGAATGTGCTGAAGCAAGGTCAGGCACAGCCTGTGTTGCAGAGGGGAatgggctgtgctgtgtgtcttaTCTATACCCTCTACTTGACTGGGCAGAGAACAGGGTGTTGGTTAACTAGATGATGGAGAAGTGAAACATCACAAGTTAAATCCTACATTGAACAATTAGCATTATGGTTTTCCTTGGAGCAGACCTTGCAATGCGGGGAATTCTTTGTAAAGGCAATTGCGCACCTGGATCTGTTTCATCAAATACAGCAAATACTCATTTAACGAACCTGCCTTTGATTTTGGAGTGAGTGTTTTTTAATCTGTCCAGTGTCCAGGGATTGCtgtagactcccattgcatagcagtgtgatccattcctggttttactatgagtttttaataagacacatctcaGCTTGTTACCGACACACTGTGGCTggtcaagctcctagtaaaacctggaatgggtgaaactgctacgcaataggagtcttatttccatctctgacgTGAATGACAGTAACAGAGCAGTGTGCAGTGGCCTTAAAACTGACATCGAGAAAGACTATTGTCAAACAAAAAACCTGTAGTGTTATTTACAGTCTGAATACACTGGCTATGATAAATACTGAAGGAGATGGACCACGGGTATTGTACTGTATGATTTTCAGTATTTAATGCATAACTATGTACTAGGTCACTTTGCCAAGCAGTATGTTGATAAATAACTACAGTAACCTAAAATC containing:
- the LOC131702790 gene encoding transcription initiation factor TFIID subunit 11-like; protein product: MADPMVKIEADTMAVDRDAEHQQASREHHLRHDPTEPSSDTWDPKEIKVEDEDKQDSFKEAAPGEQGEHGEHSSDGPQAKKLKAEPEKRREKRQKVDEDEIQKMQILVSSFSEEQLNRYEMYRRSAFPKAAIKRLIQSITGSSVSQNVVIAMSGISKVFAGEVVEEALDVCEKWGETPPLQPKHMREAVRRLKNRDQIPNTKHKRVLLQ